One genomic segment of Erythrolamprus reginae isolate rEryReg1 chromosome 2, rEryReg1.hap1, whole genome shotgun sequence includes these proteins:
- the LOC139160052 gene encoding zinc finger protein 84-like, with translation MKHQSIHKGEKFFQCSDCGKDFSQSFKLVRHQRTHRGEKPFECPKCGKRFSYNSRLVTHQRTHTGEKPFECPDCGKSFSDSSSLLKHKRTHTGEKPFECPVCGKSFSQSSSLLKHKRTHTGEKPFECPDCGKSFSHNSYLLEHQRTHTGEKPFECPVCGKGFSQSSSLVVHQRTHTGEKPFECPDCGNCYGQNSDLVRHQRTHTGEKPFECPDCGKCFSDNSNLVQHKRSHTGEKPFECPDCGKSFSHNSILVQHKRTHTGEKPFECPDCGKCFSHNSSLVIHQRTHTGEKPFECPDCGKCFSHNSSLVKHKWTHTGEKPFECPYCEKGFSDRSSLVNHKRTHTGEKPFECLECGKSFSQSANLVKHQKTHTGEKPFECPDCGKSFSHNSSLVIHQRTHTGEKPFECPDCGKCFSHNSSLVIHQRTHTGEKPFECPDCGKGFSDNSSLVKHKRTHTGEKLFECPDCGKSFSENSSLVKHKRTHTGEKPFECPDCGKGFSYNSSLVKHKRIHRRETL, from the coding sequence atgaaacatCAGAGTATTCACAAAGGAGAGAAATTCTTTCAAtgttctgactgtgggaaagATTTCAGTCAGAGTTTCaaactggtgagacaccagaggactcacagaggagagaaaccctttgaatgtcctaaatgtgggaaacgttttagttataattccaggctggtgacacaccagaggactcacacaggagagaaaccctttgaatgtcctgactgtgggaaaagttttagtgatagttccagcctgctgaaacacaagaggactcacacaggagagaaaccctttgaatgtcctgtctgtgggaaaagttttagtcagagttccagcctgctgaaacacaagaggactcacacaggagagaaaccctttgaatgtcctgactgtgggaaaagttttagtcataattcataCTTGCttgaacaccagaggactcacacaggagagaaaccctttgaatgtcctgtctgtgggaaaggttttagtcagagttccagcCTGGttgtacaccagaggactcacacaggagagaaaccctttgaatgtcctgattgtgggaattgTTATGGTCAGAATTCcgacctggtgagacaccagaggactcacacaggagagaaaccgtttgaatgtcctgactgtgggaaatgttttagtgataattccaacctggtgcaacacaaaaggtctcacacaggagaaaaaccctttgaatgtcctgactgtgggaaaagttttagtcataattccatccTGGtgcaacacaagaggactcacacaggagagaaacccttcgaatgtcctgactgtgggaaatgttttagtcacaattccagcctggtgatacaccagaggactcacacaggagagaaacccttcgaatgtcctgactgtgggaaatgttttagtcacaattccagcctggtgaaacacaagtggactcacacaggagagaaaccctttgaatgtccttacTGTGAGAAAGGTTTTAGTGACCGTTCCAGCCTGGTCaatcacaagaggactcacacaggagagaaaccctttgaatgtcttgaatgtgggaaaagctttagtcaGAGTGCCAACCTGGTAaaacaccagaagactcacacaggagaaaaaccctttgaatgtcctgactgtgggaaaagttttagtcataattccagcctggtgatacaccagaggactcacacaggagagaaacccttcgaatgtcctgactgtgggaaatgttttagtcacaattccagcctggtgatacaccagaggactcacacaggagaaaaaccctttgaatgtcctgactgtgggaaaggttttagtgataattccagcctggtgaaacacaagaggactcacacaggagagaaactctttgaatgtcctgactgtgggaaaagttttagtgagaattccagtctggtgaaacacaagaggactcacacaggagagaaaccctttgaatgtcctgactgtgggaaaggttttagttataattccagcctggtgaaacacaagaggatacacaggagagaaaccctttga